Genomic window (Argopecten irradians isolate NY chromosome 13, Ai_NY, whole genome shotgun sequence):
attcgacggttttgttacatgaacattgtatttgtgaatacttttcacggtcaattctaacaataaaacatacacataacttcTGAGAGTTCATTTGAATGTAGCAGACCGAGAGAAATGGATCGTCCATGTACACCTCAGAAACCAAGAAAACGTAGGATGGAATACTGTGTTctaccatgtacatatgtgagaataaatgtttgtgctgtaataaaaaaaattcttctgatGATTTTCATGTGAACATATTGTGATAAGGTTATATCCTCAAAAACCGGACACCTGTGTAACGGGAAtggataatttatatatacttaaatGTTTCACCTTGTGTTCGCAGTTAGCGTCGTTAGTAATATTCCGGAAGTCTATCTACTTCCGCTCTTGAATCAATTCCGTAAGCATTATGTAACCTTATCGTTCATTGGTTgacacagggtattgttagcTATGGGTATAAATAGCGAGCGCACGTGTAAATCGTTAGTCAGACGGATGCGTTGAGTCGCAGGTCAGCTCACCTTTCTAACTTTCTCTCCTTTTCTAATGTAGGATTTAGGTACGTGTAGGGGTATTATTATAGGTTAAGTAAATTGTCCTGTGGAACCGGGTCGGGGGTGGCTTATTACGCACGCACACTGTCCCCAGTATGTGAAGTTATATAGTAACTACTGTGAGGGCAGCTTGACATGTAGGTTATAGGGAATATTCTGTAGCCtttcatattgtatttactTGTCTAATATCCACGgggtataataaatatatgttagtTAATGTTTATTTGCCTTCTTGTTTTATGTCATAACTGGTACGGAACCCAGAATACCGAACCTGGGTAACTATATTTGTTCACATCTAGACAGGTGAAAACCTCGCCTGTTACAAACTGgtgctgtgatatatatattctggTAATCCGTTACTAGTAGTcatttttttggttatttacaTTACAAGTTTCCCTTATAGTTTAACTATGCAGAGTAATTGGGATAATAGGTTTAGCTGGCCGGTACCTAATAGTTCTGACTATACAACACCTGTTACTAGTCACGTTGACACATACCTGTCTCATATGAGGTATACGACTTACACAGATAGGTATAACCAGCCTGCTTATAATACAGGTAATGAAGAATCCATTGACTACCGTGACCATAGGCAGTACGATATAGTAGACGTGACGGGGTACGACTACGGGTCATTAGGTACAGATAGTAATACTGTAGGGACTGGTACAGGTAGATTTAGCTAGTGGCTACTGGCAATGTGGTATGGATAGTCAAGATAAACTCAAAACAGCCTTTTCAACACATCAGGGTCTGTACCACTTTAATGTTATGCCATTTGGGCTCTGTAATGCCCCAGCTACCTTCTGTAGAATGATGCATTTAGTACTTGGTGGTCTCCTATGGACAAAATGTTTGTGCTACttagatgacgtcatagtgTTTGGGGATTCTTTCGACAATGCTTTGACAAACCTAGAAGCAGTGTTTCAGTGTCTGAGAGAAGCAAACTTGAAATTAAAATCTAAGAAATGTAGTCTATTTCAGACCAATGTATTATATCTAGGCCACATAGTTTCTGAGGATGGCGTGAGCACTAACCCAGAGAAGATTAAGGCTGTCATAGAATGGCCTCGTCCTACCGACATTTCTAGTGTTAGGGGTTTCCTCGGCTTGGCTGGATATTATCGTAGGTTTATCCCAGACTTTGCTAGTATTTCAAAACCTCTTACCAATTTGACAAGAAAAGATAAAAGGTTTCGGTGGGATGAACACTGTGAGCAATCATTCATTAAGCTGAAAGAGCTGTTAACAACTGCTCCGGTTTTGTCCTACCCAACCTCAGAAGGAAAATTTATCTTAGACACTGATGCTAGCAATACCGGTATAGGCGCTGTACTCTCACAAATTCAAGATGGGGAGGAACATGTCATTGCATACGCCAGTTAAATACTGAGTAGATCCCAGCAAAATTATTGCACAACCCATAGGGAACTGTTAGCTGTGGTTACTTTTCTCAcccatttcaaacattttttatgggGAAGGAATTTTCTGATTAGAACAGACCACTCTTCATTGGTATGGCTTAAGAACTTTAAAAATCCAGAGAGTATGGTTGCTAGGTGGTTGTCAGTGATAGACATGTATGACATCGAAATCAAACATAGGCCAGGCAAACAACACCAAAATGCTGATAGTTTATCTCGGGTGCAACCTAGGAAATGTCAGAGGGAAGGGTGTGTTGACTGTCATTCCCaatccaagggagataatcctctcCAGTTAGAGCCCATCAGTTGTCACATAATCCAAAATGTGTCTGAGGGGGTTCCAGGGGTTCCTATAGCAGCAGTTGACACATCTTCTGAGTTGATCAATTGGTTGGATAGTTGGGGTCCCGACAAGATCCGTACCTGGCAAGAACAAGACAGATATATAGCTCAGTTCAAACATTTAAAAGCTACATTACGACATAAGCCCAAACGCCAGACCTTATCAGCTTTTCCATATGAAGTTAGGGTTTATTGCCAATCCTGGGATGAGCTTGTGCTCTTGGAGGATGGTATGTTATATTTGTCGGGTAGAGTTGATCcaacaggggaggtaacttacCAGATAGTAGCCCCACAAGTACTGAGGGAGGAGATTTTCACTCAGttagtatataatataaatatatatatatatatgtgcgcACTATAATATATACCGAGTGATAATTACTCAAACTTAGCTTACTCAATAGCCTATTATTCCGACATGTGCATATAATTTTTATGAACTATcttaagttaacagaacatattATGAAATTAGCTGTTTGTACCAACACGTTATAATCCATctatctattattttttttaaagaacaaAGAGAAGAAAgagaagagaaaaagaaaaagctAGTAGAAGTTATCCTGTGGAACCGGGCTCCTGCGATTTTAAACCTCGCCTGTtacacctgtataaaccgaaGAAATCAACTGGTCCCGTtcacatccggtttagacaagttatactctatatatatataaatatattcaattattttgatttatggACAATCAGCTAAGTTACATTTGTAATCCATTCAGGATTCTATACAGCTGAACAGACTAGTATACCGTGTATTATACTGCCTTTGTGAACTTACTGTTAAATGATGCCAACATCCATGGCTACTAATAAGATGAAATACAAAGAAGAATTGATTATTGTGTTATTATAGCACCTTCAAACTCTAGTAATCAATGGTGTATCGAGGCCAGTTATCTACCGTTACCGGTATTCTAGGTGGCAGCAGGGGGAAAGCCGGTCCCGCTCTCGGAACTCCTCTATATTAAGTCTCGGGTTTTATCCAGCTATATTAGATACGCCATTGTGAATTACTGAACCGTGAGCACTGTCAACAAAGCTGTTTTATAATGCCTTCAACCTGTTGTTCCGTACCTGGGTGTCACAATAGAGGAGGTCATAGTTTCCCCACCGAAAGTAAGCTGCGAAAAGCATGGATTTGTGCTATCAAGCGAGGCAATACCAGGTTTAGTTTGTGGGAGCCAAACCAACATAGCGTCGTCTGTAAAATGCATTTCAAGGACGATGATTACAGTCAAGAAACATCTTATGGTAAGTTAGTTTATAGATAGActaattataatatttcattgaaaaaaacgTGTTTGACCATTGTGTATGCATATATGTTATGATGGTATTTCGGACTCGTAGTGATTACCGTCCGAGGCGACGGTCTAATGTTATCTGACTGGAAAGAGATATGactgtaaacagttaaatgCACTCGGCAGGTCCTGCTCGGTACTGCAACCAGTGATCGCACAATCTCTACAGTACAGTCAGACATATTCACGATGTAGAAAATACGACATGTACAACTAATGTTGTAATATAATACTGATATTGTTATATCGAGCGATCTAGTAACTACTGCTATCGGCTAAACATAGTCGCTTCGTTATCACACCCGGTCCCCTccctccacacacacacacaccctcacacacaaCATTATATCGTTGCTATTACGTCTTTGACACGTGCACATGTagatagatataaaatatttaatttacgCCTTGCAAGTGCTAAGGTTTAATGAAACGAGATTCCCATGATACTCTGTGTATGTGTAAAAAGgataaaaagcaaaataaacaaacaaaaaatgagcaaatgtgtattaattttttttttacatcaaagcaatatgtaattatcatattaaattttaaGTGGTATTAAAATGTGATTCATGCAGctgcaaaatttaatttttatttttcacttttaatatttttaggATCATCACCATTACATCAACGTCTAAAGAAAGGTGTTGTTCCAAGTGTATTCTCATGGACTGATGAACCATCGCCACAGGACTATGCTAGAGGACAACGTGTAATGAATAGAGGTATCAAAAGGAAACTACTCGTAGAACTTGATGCTGTAGCTAATACTGAGTCTGATGACAATTTACATATTGTACCAGACATTGGACTTAATGTTGAGATTTGTGATGATGAAACCGGTGAAGTATTACAGGAAAATGAAACCAAGTCTGACATAAGTGTTCCAACCACCTTTACTTCATCCACTCAGACACCAGCTCATCCAATGTTTAACATTTATAACTTCATTGATGATGATGCTGGAATACATTTTTATACTGGACTAGAAAATTATTTTCGatttctgtttgttttaagAACACTTGGACCAGCAGCATATTCGTTGGAATATATAGGACATCAAGTTTGTAATATGTCAgttgaaaatcaattttttatgacattgatgaaattaagACGTCACACTACTAATTTTGAACTGTCAAGACTCTTCGGGATATCTGACAACACAGTATCTAATATTGTATTAACTTGGataaattttatgtatttacaatgGAAAGAGTTAGATTTGTGGCCAGTAAGAGAACTTGTACATCACTTTACACCATCTGACTTTGGATTGAAGTTTCCCACCACCAGATTAATTGTTGATGGAACTGAGTGTCCTATTAAGAAGCCAAAAGCACCCAAGGCTCAACAAGCTACCTTTTCAACATATAAAAACAGAAACACTGTGAAGACTCTCGTTGGTGCCACACCTGGTGggtttatttcatatgtttcCCCAGCTTATGCTGGTTCAACTAGTGACCGTCAGATATGTGAGAGAAGCAATCTATTAACAAAATGTGACCCTGGGGATTCTATTATGGCTGACAAAGGCTTTAATGTACAAGATATATTTGCACCGATGgatatatctataaacataccAAGTTTCTTTAAAAAGAAGAATAGACTTTCTGGAGAAATTGTCATGAAGGATAGGAAAATTGCAAGCAAGCGTGTTCATATTGAACGAATAATTGGTTTAGCaaaaacttataaaatattaacTGAGCCTATGACAAGTACAGAGACAAAGTTGGCAactgaaattatatttatttgctTCATGCTTTGTAATTTTCGCCCTTGCATTGTTCCATCTCatgcttaaagggacaattcagtttTACACTATAGTGATCGGATGTCTTGCATGcagaaccctggcccttgccattcttgtagtaaagatttttttgtctagaactactcatatcgctcttacagtagggTGTTTACCtaattagatgcatgttcttgtctaaacattattttatcaaCTCCTCTGGTTATGTACtgcatttgtttaacttgcATGACTTTGGCTTGGGTGTATTATGTTGGTACAGCATACATgatgtacctgcttaatcgtattgatcaacgatttggaatttcaacgatATCAATCAAATTACATAATGTCATGACtcatgaaatttgtcaatatttcttgttaatatatgtttcataacgaatgtagaacaatacatttgtagCAGAATTAgcttcactgaattgtccctttaaatgtatttacatttataactaaatatttatattaatagtGTATATAAATTAAGTCAGTGATTCAGATTGGGGATAAATTTACTTAATTTAGTCCATTTTGCTAGTACGTATATACTCTTTCCAAATGTCCTTAAGATTTTGAAAATCCATAATCATTCCAATAGAGCTAGCTATAGATATCAATATTGTcataacaaaattttgtaaaaatccCAAAAGGTCCTAATGATTTTGAAGCTAATCTGGAACACAGTAAGTTTATAAGTAATTTAAAGGTTTGGTTTGTTTGGAACAGCCAGGCTTATAAGGACCTGTCAGGTTTAGATTGTGGAGGAAAGGCCAGAGTACCCAGCGAAAAACCGTTGACAAGCTATAGCTAGCGGTCACTACAGGTCTATCTGTTcatgtcccacatgggattcaaactagCGGCCTAGAAGTATTAGTGCACATGTGGAAATCTAGAGATTGTTGCCATGGTAATGTTCACTTTCAGCCTATCAGGACATGAATCACTCAGCTAAAGTATCCCAGAGTCAAACTCACTTTgtctttacattttatataccgGTAAATCAAATACTGCAACAAATTTACATgcgaaatattttttgtttacattaattaaGTGACAGTGTATAtcacttacatgtataaaagtaaaatttttatttgtatgttttagacaaaacaaacaacaagtTGGCTAATAAATGAACTTGGTCAATATTTTGGAGAGGTTAAATTTTAACATGATCATAAAGATTCATTCGTAGTGTCTTGTATCATATAAGTGTACTTTATGCAATGTACTGATAAACTTAATCGTTCAGAGAAGAGTGAACTGACAACTCAAATCTTTAATtatcatgttatacagtagcgGGTACTTGGTACGCACATGTCAGAATACATAACTGATAACAATAAAAGTACATAAATTCATTACTCTTtccattatttttcataaagtttatatgtgatatatttacaaatggcaCTGACTCAATAATTAATCACCCATGTACCTtctgaaattatcattatcaagtGCTGCATAATGTCAATGATACTGGAACACATACTAGATCTGTAACtgttattatgaaaatattggtGGTAATGTTTATGATTAAATATCACACTATACAAACAGGATACCTCAGCCTCCATAACAAATGATGTGTTCCACTGATCATGAATCAGCTGTTGAATAGATCTAAGACAATGTCAGGATGTTTGACAGaacattttggtaaaaaaacATGGTATATTTACAGAAAACTGTAAATAGAAGGAATAattatttactttgtttatattatGCCATAGGAGGAAAATGataattgaaataatgataaattgatAATTGAGACAGTGAATTTTACATCAATCAGCTTAAATTATGCCATgattttgcaattttaattttacttgtGCTCAATCATTATTCTCTCATAaccttaacaaaataaaaaaaaaatcattcaaggAAGAATGGAAATTTGACATTACTAAGCCTTTAACACTCATACATCTGTTCATACATCCAACTCAGAATCTGACAAGTACTCTTATGTGATTATTTTCTGTGAACTTCTACATCTCCTTTGTACGTTTTATAGTACTGTTTGCTCAGAAGTGCTGgacagaagtattcatcaaagAAGTTGGTGAGACTGGAAAccatatttgatataaagttatcatctctttcaatttcaattattttcatatcacacagagtgaaaacaacaaaatcacatCTGTGCATTTTGGTACAAAAAAGCTGTCCTTGGACTTGATAGAAGTAATCATGCTTAGGAGATAAGATTAGATTTCCCTCCCCATTTTCTCTCAGGTATGGTATGGACTGCGGGGTGATCTCCTTGTCTCTAGAAACATACGGA
Coding sequences:
- the LOC138305905 gene encoding uncharacterized protein, which gives rise to MPSTCCSVPGCHNRGGHSFPTESKLRKAWICAIKRGNTRFSLWEPNQHSVVCKMHFKDDDYSQETSYGSSPLHQRLKKGVVPSVFSWTDEPSPQDYARGQRVMNRGIKRKLLVELDAVANTESDDNLHIVPDIGLNVEICDDETGEVLQENETKSDISVPTTFTSSTQTPAHPMFNIYNFIDDDAGIHFYTGLENYFRFLFVLRTLGPAAYSLEYIGHQVCNMSVENQFFMTLMKLRRHTTNFELSRLFGISDNTVSNIVLTWINFMYLQWKELDLWPVRELVHHFTPSDFGLKFPTTRLIVDGTECPIKKPKAPKAQQATFSTYKNRNTVKTLVGATPGGFISYVSPAYAGSTSDRQICERSNLLTKCDPGDSIMADKGFNVQDIFAPMDISINIPSFFKKKNRLSGEIVMKDRKIASKRVHIERIIGLAKTYKILTEPMTSTETKLATEIIFICFMLCNFRPCIVPSHA